A genomic window from Solanum stenotomum isolate F172 chromosome 10, ASM1918654v1, whole genome shotgun sequence includes:
- the LOC125842941 gene encoding nucleosome assembly protein 1;2-like encodes MSDQKDQVNIADATIALSAEDLVNAIKNKTRDHSGFLDKLPKNIRMRVDVLTEIQSQYNELEAQFLEEKAALEAKFHKLYEPLYNKRYEIVNGVVEAGDEGTVEEKTNELAGDKGIPHFWLLAMKNNEITAKEITEKDEDALQYLKDVKWNRLDDAKGFKLDFFFDTNPYFNNNVLTKTYHMISEDEHILENAIGTEIEWFPRKCLTQKILKKKPKKGSNDMKPIIKTEECESFFHFFDPPQLPEELDEETAELLQGQMEQDYEIGSTIREKIIPHAVSWFTGEAVPINDEEEGDDDAEEEEENDEEEDDEENVKENH; translated from the exons ATGAGTGATCAAAAGGATCAGGTCAACATAGCTGATGCCACTATTG CTCTCTCTGCTGAGGATCTTGTAAATGCCATCAAG AACAAGACAAGGGATCACTCTGGTTTTCTGGACAAACTTCCGAAAAACATTAGGATGCGTGTTGATGTCCTCACAGAGATTCAG AGCCAATATAATGAATTAGAGGCACAGTTCCTTGAGGAGAAGGCAGCTTTGGAAGCAAAGTTCCACAAGTTGTATGAGCCACTTTACAACAAG CGATATGAGATTGTGAATGGCGTGGTTGAAGCTGGAGATGAAGGTACAGTAGAAGAAAAAACCAATGAATTAGCAGGAG ATAAAGGTATTCCCCATTTCTGGCTGCTGGCaatgaaaaataatgaaataaccGCGAAAGAG ATTACTGAGAAAGATGAAGATGCCCTCCAGTATCTCAAAGATGTCAAATGGAATAGACTAGATGATGCCAAGGGTTTTAAGCTTGACTTCTTTTTTGATACAAATCCATATTTCAACAACAATGTGCTGACAAAGACATATCACATGATTAGCGAGGATGAACATATTCTAGAGAATGCAATAGG GACAGAGATAGAATGGTTTCCCAGGAAATGTTTGACACAGAAGATCCTAAAGAAGAAGCCAAAGAAAGGATCCAACGATATGAAGCCAATCATAAAAACTGAGGAATGTGAaagtttctttcatttttttgatCCACCTCAACTACCTGAGGAACTTGATGAGGAAACT GCTGAATTGCTTCAAGGTCAGATGGAACAAGATTATGAGATTGG GTCCACCATTCGAGAAAAGATCATTCCTCATGCTGTGTCTTGGTTTACTGGAGAGGCCGTTCCCAtcaatgatgaagaagaaggtgATGATGATGCcgaggaagaggaagagaatgatgaagaagaggatgatgaagaaaatgttaaagaaaacCATTAA
- the LOC125841128 gene encoding probable ADP,ATP carrier protein At5g56450 has product MAEEDGEGEQKGARLIPRKSEPWATFNRDLMAGAIMGGAVHTIVAPIERAKLLLQTQESNIAILSGPHRRFKGMLDCIGSTVKEEGVLSLWRGNGSSVLRYYPSVALNFSLKDLYRNILHSNFQDGHFLAGSSANFIAGSAAGCTTLIIIYPLDISHTRLAADLGQYETRQFRGIYHFLRTIHEKDGIRGIYRGLPASLHGMIVHRGLYFGGFDTIKDRMSENSEAEVPLWKRWLVAQAVTTSAGLFSYPLDTVRRRMMMQSGLEKPMYRSTFDCWRRIYKTEGFTSFYRGALSNIFRSTGAAAVLVLYDEVKKFMNWSGL; this is encoded by the exons ATGGCGGAGGAGGATGGTGAAGGGGAACAGAAGGGTGCAAGGCTAATTCCAAGAAAATCTGAGCCGTGGGCAACTTTTAATCGAGATCTAATGGCGGGGGCAATTATGGGTGGTGCTGTGCACACGATTGTGGCACCAATTGAGCGAGCAAAGCTATTGTTGCAGACCCAAGAAAGCAATATAGCAATCTTGAGTGGTCCTCATAGGAGGTTCAAAGGCATGCTTGATTGCATAGGGAGCACTGTTAAGGAAGAAGGGGTTCTTTCCCTTTGGAGGGGTAATGGTAGCAGCGTGCTCAGATATTACCCTTCTGTGGCTCTCAACTTCTCTCTTAAG GATCTCTATAGGAATATTTTACACAGCAACTTTCAAGATGGTCACTTTTTGGCTGGTTCATCAGCTAATTTTATTGCTGGGTCTGCAGCTGGTTGTACAACATTGATCATTATTTATCCACTAGATATTTCACATACACGACTCGCAGCTGACCTTGGTCAGTATGAAACTCGTCAGTTCCGTGGCATTTACCACTTTCTGAGGACAATACATGAGAAAGATGGAATTCGAGGCATTTACAGGGGGCTTCCCGCCTCTCTCCATGGAATGATTGTTCATAGAGGTCTTTACTTTGGGGGTTTTGACACCATAAAAGACAGGATGTCTGAAAATTCTGAAGCAGAGGTGCCATTATGGAAACGCTGGTTGGTTGCTCAGGCAGTCACAACATCTGCTGGCCTGTTTTCGTATCCTTTGGATACAGTTCGGAGGCGAATGATGATGCAATCTGGCTTAGAAAAGCCAATGTACAGAAGCACATTTGATTGTTGGCGGAGGATTTACAAGACAGAAGGATTTACTTCATTTTACCGTGGAGCTCTGTCAAATATTTTCAGAAGTACTGGTGCTGCAGCTGTTTTAGTGTTATATGATGAGGTGAAAAAGTTCATGAATTGGAGTGGATTATAG